ACCTCAGTCATCAACCAAACCGacaatgatgataatatgaCTCACTGTGATCAGGTCGACACATCAGCCCACCTCTTCTTCATGCCGGTCTACAGTCTGGTGTTTCTGGTGAgtgtcaaatattcacattacagtcacatttcctcctcctccgtaTGCTAATCAGCACACATGTTAATCTCTTAAAAACCTGTCCTGAGttcctcctgtttcctctccagGTGGGTTTGGTCCTCAACAGCTTCACCATGAAGGTTTACTTCTGCTCAGCTCAGCAGCAGGTATCCAGGATCATGATGGTCTACCTGAAGAACCTGGCAGCCGCTGACTTCCTGCTCTGCCTTTACCTCCCCTTCCGCATCATCAACTACACCAACAGCTCCATCACCTTCCACCTGGTCTACTGCAACTTTGGAGCTTCCACCTTTTACCTCAACATGTACGCTAGCATCCTGTTCATGGGCTACATCGCTGCTAACAGGTAGATCCCCCACCCTAGACTCCAACAAACTATGCAGTTTATCAGCACAGTTAATactttttataaatattttattgccttattgtctgtttttatattccTGCATATTATCTTTATACTGACTCTACAGAGCAACAGCAGTAACTACAGCTGTAAGTTCTTACagtcaaatgaaaaactgacttcaaattcagaaaatacagatgaaaactgaatttcatctgaattacatttacaatttcaAACAACAACCTGTGCAGTTCAATAAATTAACAGATCTGAATCCACTGAACGAAGACAAGGGGTTTATACAACATGCAAAATTTAGTCaagataacttttgtttgtgttagaaGAGCTATTTGTATGTGTTAACTTAACCTAAACTATGAATTCAGCCCTTTCACTCATATTCTTAATTTGAAACaagttacattttacaatatacAAGTTCAAGTGAGTTTATCTTCCCATATGCACAGACATAGAATACAAGCACATTGGAACTCCTGCAAGCTGAAATGTTCATGAGCTTTCTCCATGTCCTTGTATCATTGCAGGAGTAAAGAGCTGGTCCTCTCCTCTAGAACTAATATTAGAATCTTCATTCCTCATGAAATCTGTGGTTTGATTATTTGTATCACTGTTAATCAGTGAAATAATCTGCTGACGCctgcctctcttctctccaggTATCTGAAGATCATCTATCCTTTAGGAAATCACATCCTTCAGACAGTGCAGGCTGCCCGCATCATCTCCACGGTAACCTGGGTTTTCCTCCTGGCCATTATGACCTTCGATATCACCCTGTCGCTCCTCACCAAACCACAGTTGACCATTGTCTCTGACACCTGTGATGCCTTGCTAAGCGCCCAGGTCATTGTGTTCTACAAAATCATCCACATCTGCTCCTCTGCCATCTTCCTGTTCGTCTTCGTCTCCCTGGTCTTCTTCTACTACAGCGCCTCCCGCAGTGTGTTGCTGGC
This is a stretch of genomic DNA from Thunnus albacares chromosome 6, fThuAlb1.1, whole genome shotgun sequence. It encodes these proteins:
- the LOC122984067 gene encoding P2Y purinoceptor 14-like; translated protein: MTHCDQVDTSAHLFFMPVYSLVFLVGLVLNSFTMKVYFCSAQQQVSRIMMVYLKNLAAADFLLCLYLPFRIINYTNSSITFHLVYCNFGASTFYLNMYASILFMGYIAANRYLKIIYPLGNHILQTVQAARIISTVTWVFLLAIMTFDITLSLLTKPQLTIVSDTCDALLSAQVIVFYKIIHICSSAIFLFVFVSLVFFYYSASRSVLLAQQRQPASSSCKKLMRSRKKMLVLVSVFCICFVPYHLVRLPYTFLSKRCSLSLMLYYVKETTILLSVLNICLDPLIYLIFCEAFRAQLSRPHSKKARRHSEGQPRATDSEASFNTSTRQTDRL